agtaaaaggatctatatttttcactatatgttgattgtgtacaacatgcctttatataggcgttagaaaggaaaagtaagaaaaataatgtcaataaagtaaatcaaagatgttgatatctttgacaaattcaaagattttgttgatttgtcaaagatatcattgatattttgtagatatctttgacaaattcaaagattttgttcatttgtcaaagatatcaaagattttgttgatatctttgacactTTCAATCCCAGTCTCATCGCAGCAACACGAGCTCATCTACGCAGGATTTCAACAGGCGggttccaacataactttgaaTGGTATTGCAGAGATTGAGAAAAATGGCATTCTAAGGCTAACAAACGAGACAAGCAGGTTAATGGGTCATGCCTTATATGCTTCTCCATTTCAGTTCAAGAACTCCAGCAGTGGCAAAGCTTTCTCCTTTTCTGCTTCTTTCGCTTTCGCTATAGTACCCGAGTACCCCAGACTCGGTGGCCATGGCCTCGCTTTCACGATGGCCACTTCTAAGGAACTTAAAGGCGCTCTTCCAAGTCAATATCTTGGGCTATTAAACGCAAGTGATATTGGAAACTCTACAAATCATCTTCTCGCCGTTGAATTCGACACAGTTCAAGATTTCGAGTTTGGAGACATCAATGACAACCACGTCGGAATAGACATCAACAGCCTGAATTCCAACAAATCCGCAGCTGCAGCTTATTTCATAGACGATACCACAAAGGTAGATCTCAATCTCAAGAGTGGAAATCCAATCCAAGCGTGGGTAGAATACGATTCGGTTGATAAGGTTCTCAGTGTCACGATTTCACCGACTTCTTCAAAACCCAAATCACCAATCCTGTCATTTCCAGTAGATCTGTCACCTATTATTCAGGAGTTTATGTATGTTGGCTTCTCTGCTTCAACAGGATTGCTTGCTAGTTCTCACTTTCTCTTAGGCTGGAGCTTTAATATTAATGGAGAAGCTCCAGCCCTGGATCTGTCTTCTCTTCCTTCACTTCCAGGTCACAGAAAGAAAAATTTAGGCCTAAAAATTGGACTTCCAGTTTTGATCGGTTTTCTTGTAGTATCTTTAGCAGCCATTGCAACAATTTACATCATCAAGAAAATCAGAGACGCTGACACCATTGAAGATTGGGAGCTTGAAATTGGTCCACACAGGTACTCATATCAAGAACTCAAGCAAGCCACTAGTGGGTTCAGTGAAAAGGAGCTTCTTGGGCATGGTGGGTTTGGTCAAGTTTACAGAGGAATCTTACCAGATTCGAAGACCCAAGTCGCCGTCAAGCGAATATCACACGAATCAAAGCAAGGACTCCAAGAATTCGTATCCGAAATTGCTTCCATTGGCAGGCTTCGCCACAGAAATCTGGTTCAATTATTGGGTTGGTGTAGAAGAAGAGAAAGTTTACTTCTTGTTTATGACTTCATGGCCAATGCAAGCTTGGACAGGTTCTTGTTCGACGAGCCCAAAACTGTTCTAAATTGGAATCAAAGGTTCAATATCATCAAAGACGTTGCTTCGGGGCTTCTGTACCTACACGAGGGCTACGAGAAAGTCGTTCTTCACAGAGACGTTAAGGCTAGCAATGTCTTGCTAGACAGCGAGTTGAATGGGAAACTCGGCGATTTCGGACTGGCAAGGCTATACGAACACGGGTCACACCCGGATACAACTCGGGTCGTTGGCACATTGGGCTATCTCGCACCGGAATTGCCCAGAACGGGCAAGGCGACAGAAAGGTCAGATGTGTATGCATTTGGTGCGGTTTTACTCGAGGTAGCATGTGGGCGCAGGCCCATTGAGCAGAAGTCGTGTCCAGAGGAGTTGGTCCTGGTGGACTGGGTCTGGGACAAGTTCAAAGAAGGCCGGGTCCATGACGTGGTGGACCGGAAACTAAAGGGAGAGTACAATGCTAATGAGGTAGTGATGGTAATAAAATTGGGCCTAATATGCTCACACAATGAGCCCAAAAGAAGGCCCAGCATGAGGCAAGTGGTGAGGTATTTGGAAGGGGAGGCAGAGGTGCCGGATAATTTGAGAGTTGGCGATGAAGGGAGGGGAGGGAGGGTTGGGGAgggttttgatgattttgtgaaCTCGATTGCTTCGTCAACTTTTGATCGAATGAGCTCATCGTATTCATTTATGGCAACCGGGGATGTTGGAACTAgtttttgttctatttcaaCCTCTCCAATCTCCCTTGTCCATCCTAGAGACTAAAACTAGTCTTAGAATTTGTGCCGCTTGATACATTTATTTCTATGAACATTCTTGTCTCATTCACGAATGATTATTATTAagagggttttgggttttataGTGAGTGCATGTTAATAAGAATGGAGAGGGACAtcataaaaaaatgtgaaataggAAAGGTGAATGTCACTCCCACCCACCCACTGACCACCACTCCACTTAAATATCCAGTCTGTATAGTTTTCTCACTGCGAATCCACCCATAATGATAAAGGGCATTTGGTTGATCACCGGATGCCGGATGGGATAGAGACTTATTGGGCGATGTGAATGTCACCTAAGTGGGTTCGAGAGATCCACTTTATTAGCTGGAATGGCCTGCTAGATTAGCCTGGGCTACAAACAAAACTAACAGTGGGCTTGAAAGATAAACTTTTAGTTTAGCTTGGGTATGAGCCCAAGCTAACTCTCTCTCACGCTGGACTGGAGGTTGCATGTGGGCGCAAGCCCATTTAGCCCAAGGCCATGCCAGAGGAGACCGCCCATGTTTTTTCTATGAACAGAAAATTGATTTTATAGAtagaaaatgataattttattagaTATGTTGATTGCAAGTAATCACTTGTCAGAGTCAAACACATAGATGGGTATGGCCTCACCCAATTCTAGGAGGACGTGCTACCTTTCCTGATGTATCAATATACAAGCGAACTCTATTTGACTTCCAATCACAGGTTACAAAACAATTTGGCTGAACCACTCTAACTTCAGCTCCGATCATCTCCTCCTTAATCTTGTTCTCCGCTTCTAACGCTGTCACGCCCACTAATTCAGGCCATTCACTTTTCCCAGGCGCGTTGGATCCCAATAATTGGCCATAAGTTCCTATTTTTTcccacaaaaaggaaaaaaaaaaaaaaacacaaaactcatCAAACCATATCATCATGTATCAATActaaatgaaagaaataaaatcatcaaaagaaaGTTATCTTGCTTAATTACTTGGCAACTGTAAATTTGTTGACtccccagcttcttcttgagcaggACTGGTGCTCTTCTGGTTCTCATCAGCCATCGACAAGGTTTGAGATGTAGGATAGCGCGTGTGTTTTGTAGAGAGAAAGCCTGTGGGTTTGGTAATACAGTGTTGTGTCAAATTTAAAGACTTGGAGGCGATAATGCATATGTTTTAAAAGGATTTTCCAATAAAGTAGTTGGCCGGCCAGTTTGATTGACAAAAATAATGTTTTAATATTACagtgaaaacaaaaacaggAATCCAGTCTCCGAAATCCTGAGGTTGGTCCCCCCTTCTGGCCACTCCGTATTTTAGCCTTATTTACCATGTCATCACAGGTGGGAAATATACGATGGAAAATATATGTGCACTCGGACTTCACAACTTATATGTATTGTCTCTCGATTCAGCCTGGTTTCATATGTATCACGGTCACATTTACTTCTTTTTCAGAAAGGAAAATCAAAATCTAAGTAATTAGAATTTAGAAGCACTGTGAAATAGTACTGTGAGAAAGAAAAATACAGAAAGAGTACAAGAAATTGCTGAATATAATTTGCTGTAAACCCTAGATCATTGTCTTCTTCTTATTGACTGGATTAAAATCGATATTTGTGCAAGGCCTCTTGCGAATGGAGAGATCAAAGATGCAATCATCAGGAATATCATCAATCTGCTCTTTCAATAATACTGTCACAGGACTTGTAGGGCAGTGATAGGCCCCACATCTTCCTATCAATTTGTACAGTTGGTTCATTGATTTTGCTTCCATCATGCTGTGGCACTTCATAAGATCATCctgtcaaaatatatatatatatatatattccaatagAACAGTGAACCAAGAAGACTATTAGTACATAATTAAGCTAAAAACTTCTCATTGATTCTTTGCATTTAATAACTAGGATTTGAAACTCATTTACCTTTTGATCTTCGTTAAAGAGATTTGTAATGTTAGTGATTGAAGGTGCATACTCTTCCAAACTGCACCATAGAGCAGAAACAGCAAGGGTGCTTGGCTGATACTCTACAAAAATACCTAATAGAGCCCCTAGAAGAAACTCAGTTGCTCTGTCGGTTAACTGATCTGAATCAATGTCCAATACTGGCAGCAGAATCTCTAGGTAGGAATATGGTGTTGTAGAGTTCATCTGCCATCCCAATTCCTGCAACAACTTCAGTTCCATTCTCCGGATCATACTTGTGTCAAACGAATGATCTAGGCCCTCCATCTTCATGATCAGAAAACATAGACGAAGACAACGTTAATATACAGCCAGAATagccaaaaaaacaacaacaatgaaGCGGCGGTCACTAACCTGAATTTCAGACAGCGAAGGAACTGATGTCTCACTGAACTTAGAGGCCACCCATAAACACGACACAGAGAGTAATTCAACCATCTGCGAATTCCATTCCTTCAAGTAACATTTGCAAATATATGTAATGGGTTTAGGGAAATATTCACtttaaaataaaggaaaaatgcATTGTTGCAAACATCAAACTAATTAAACTCCTTACCTTGCACGGATTTACTGACATAAACCGATCAAGATAATTTACAGCACTGAATACAATCCCAAAAGGCAGGTTCATCCGTACACAAGACTGGATTGagtccaaacaaaaaaagaaacacattTCTATCAACTTTGATCAAGTAgtgcaaatatatataaacatgatGATTCAGTATTAATTTGTTATGTAATTAACCAACTTTGATAAGCCATTGAACTGCTCTGAACCTAGCAGACATGAAATCATGATTAGACTGGAGTTGCCTTGCATATGAGGGTTTCGGCATGTGACTTGATTCCTTCTCTAAGCAAATTTTCAAAGCCTCCAGACACTCTTCTTTTGACGAATCACTGCGTTTCTCTAAGTTCTGAATGTGTGTGGGTTGATGGCATTGATCATCAGTAGTTAAAGGACAAGAAAGCCAATCCTCATCACAGAGCAATGAATCCATTAATTTGTAAAACTATGTAATGCTTAAACTCCTAAGAATAACAACATATATGCGATACAGTGTACGTATATAAGTGTTTGGAAGcagaatgggaaaaaaaaacaaaacattgaAGAGTTGTGTTTTTAGGTGTAATTGGAAAAATATGTGTGAGGGGGCAGTTAAAACATACAAGGGGTTCGTGGGGGGTGGTTGGTTATGgagaaataaaagagaggaCACGACCCTCATGAGAGGAGGTTAATGCATGCTTGCTTTGGTTTGCATggatatttgatatttgtttgtCACCAATTGCGTGACTCCACGAGGTTGGTTTGACTGCTTTTCATAAATGTTGACATCTCCTTCATTATAGGGAAAGGAGAATTTTTCCAGGTGGGGCCAATTCCTGTCATGTAATGTCGTTTTCTACAGTTGTAggcaaggttgtcaaaatcgtaCGGAAAATTTATTGGTTCAATCTGAATCGACCGGGATATCGAACCGGTtcaatataataaattataaattatttagcacatttattaaatatatagataataattaaaaattaaaaatttctcACAACACTCACGCTAATATAGAAAATAACACTCACGCCTTCATTGGTAAATTtacaaataataacaaaatatgTAATAAACGTCTTGAGCAACGACTACATAATGCATATATGGTGATAATAACCACACAACCCCGTGTGTTTACAGGAAAGATGAATATTTCTTCAAGTTTTTACAAGAAAATTTCTTTGAAACACATTAATTGTCAATTGTCATCAATGAGTCTCCGCATCTTCATCTCAGTTTCCAGAAATGTAAACCGATGAACTCGCCTACATTTTATGGTCACTGCAACTCATAAGATGAAAAACTGAAACCAAATCTTCCCTCATTCGTAGATTTCAGCTCAAGCTTCTGAAATGGGCTGCAGATCAATTCAAGTATGTTCTCACTAGTCACTCAACTGTTACTCTTAGTTGTGAGAAAGTTAATAGCCGTCATAAAGGCTAATGTTCTGAAAGTTAAAAACAATTCACCAGCAGGTTCAAGCATACACACAGAAAGCAGGTATAACACAATCATTGCCATTGACTTATCTAAAATCGAAATAGATAACTTGTACAGAAGTCTATCTGCTATGAGTCCAAGATGAAGGACAAGTACCTGCTATTAGGATCATAGTAGAAGCCATTTATCGAGCCATCA
The window above is part of the Tripterygium wilfordii isolate XIE 37 chromosome 3, ASM1340144v1, whole genome shotgun sequence genome. Proteins encoded here:
- the LOC119995062 gene encoding subtilisin inhibitor CLSI-I-like produces the protein MADENQKSTSPAQEEAGESTNLQLPRTYGQLLGSNAPGKSEWPELVGVTALEAENKIKEEMIGAEVRVVQPNCFVTCDWKSNRVRLYIDTSGKVARPPRIG
- the LOC119988121 gene encoding putative cyclin-D7-1, whose protein sequence is MDSLLCDEDWLSCPLTTDDQCHQPTHIQNLEKRSDSSKEECLEALKICLEKESSHMPKPSYARQLQSNHDFMSARFRAVQWLIKSCVRMNLPFGIVFSAVNYLDRFMSVNPCKEWNSQMVELLSVSCLWVASKFSETSVPSLSEIQMEGLDHSFDTSMIRRMELKLLQELGWQMNSTTPYSYLEILLPVLDIDSDQLTDRATEFLLGALLGIFVEYQPSTLAVSALWCSLEEYAPSITNITNLFNEDQKDDLMKCHSMMEAKSMNQLYKLIGRCGAYHCPTSPVTVLLKEQIDDIPDDCIFDLSIRKRPCTNIDFNPVNKKKTMI
- the LOC119995061 gene encoding L-type lectin-domain containing receptor kinase S.4-like, giving the protein MSDPLRLFCIFILLSIPVSSQQHELIYAGFQQAGSNITLNGIAEIEKNGILRLTNETSRLMGHALYASPFQFKNSSSGKAFSFSASFAFAIVPEYPRLGGHGLAFTMATSKELKGALPSQYLGLLNASDIGNSTNHLLAVEFDTVQDFEFGDINDNHVGIDINSLNSNKSAAAAYFIDDTTKVDLNLKSGNPIQAWVEYDSVDKVLSVTISPTSSKPKSPILSFPVDLSPIIQEFMYVGFSASTGLLASSHFLLGWSFNINGEAPALDLSSLPSLPGHRKKNLGLKIGLPVLIGFLVVSLAAIATIYIIKKIRDADTIEDWELEIGPHRYSYQELKQATSGFSEKELLGHGGFGQVYRGILPDSKTQVAVKRISHESKQGLQEFVSEIASIGRLRHRNLVQLLGWCRRRESLLLVYDFMANASLDRFLFDEPKTVLNWNQRFNIIKDVASGLLYLHEGYEKVVLHRDVKASNVLLDSELNGKLGDFGLARLYEHGSHPDTTRVVGTLGYLAPELPRTGKATERSDVYAFGAVLLEVACGRRPIEQKSCPEELVLVDWVWDKFKEGRVHDVVDRKLKGEYNANEVVMVIKLGLICSHNEPKRRPSMRQVVRYLEGEAEVPDNLRVGDEGRGGRVGEGFDDFVNSIASSTFDRMSSSYSFMATGDVGTSFCSISTSPISLVHPRD